Within Massilia litorea, the genomic segment CAGGACCGGTCTGGTCAATAATGAATGGCGCTTGGTCATGATTGCTCCTATTTCAGGTCGAAGCCGGTAGGGCCGGGGGCGGCGGCCGCCTGGGCCGGTTCGGCACGACGCTGGCCCTGCAGTTGGCCGCCCAGGAACAGCTGGCTGCGGCTCGGCTCGATGTAGCCGTCGGTCGGCAACTTGTAATCTGCCGGCAGCGGCTTGACCAGGTGCGGCGTGATGATGAAGACCAGTTCCGAGCGGTCGGTCTGGAAGTCGGTGCTGCGAAACAGCGCGCCCAGCACCGGTATTTCGCCCAGTACCGGGAAGGCCTTTACGTTGGTGGTGACGTTGTTCTTGATCAGGCCCCCGATGGCGAAACTCTGGCCGTCGAACAGCTGCACGGTCGTCGTGGCGCGGCGCGTAGTGAACGAGGGCAGGATCGCCGTGCCGTTAATCCCGGTCGCGGTAATCCCGATGCCTTCCTTGTTCAGGTCCGACACTTCCGGCGCCACCTTCAGGTTGATGCGGCCGCCCGCCAGCACCGTCGGCGTAAACTTGACGGCGACCCCGAATTCCTTTTCCTCGAGGGTAATGGTGGGGACGCCATTGTTATTCGCCTGGCTCACAGGGATGAAGATCTTGCCGCCGGCCAGGAAGCTCGCTTCCTGCCCGCTGATGGCCATCACAGTCGGTTCGGCCAGCACCTTGACCAGGCCGTCGCGCTTTTGTGCGTCGATGGTAAGGAAGTTGCCGTTCTTGCCGTTAAAAGCATCCAGCAGGCTTGGATTGCTGGTCAGCAGGTTGGAGAGAAAACTGTAGGTCCAGCTGCCGTTGGTGCGGCTGGCACCCATGCTGACGCCGAGCTGGTCGGCCAGGGTCTTGGAGATTTCGGCGACCCTTACTTCGAGCATCACCTGCTGGGGCGCGGCGACTGAGGTCATGTTGATGACTTTCATCGTTGGCTGCTGACCGCCGGCACTGGCGGCGCCGCCGGCCGCCTCGCCTGCGCCGCCCTTTCCGCGCTGCACATAGGCGTTCGCCAGCGCCATCATCTGGTCGACCTTCGTCACGTCCGACACGGTCCCCGAGAGCACCAGCGTATCTGCCGCGGTCGTAATCTTGACTTCCTTTTCCTCGGCCAGCAGCTGCTCGAAACGGGCCGCCAGGCCGCTGGTGTCGAGGTCGACGGCGATGTCGATGATCGTGGCCTCGTTGGCCTTGTTCCAGAGGATCAGGTTGGTGCTGCCGACCGACTTGCCGAGCATGTAGAGCTCGCTTGGGTTGAGCAAAATAACGTCCGCCACCTTGGCGTCGCCGACCGACATGCGCGTGGCCGCGAAGGGCAGGCGCATCAGGGTCGACTTGCCCTCGGACAGGGTCACCTTGGGCGCCAGCGTCGACACGCCGCTGCTGCGCGCCGGCCCCGTCTGGACCGGTGCGCGGGTAGGCGCCTTGGCCGCGGTGGCGGCGAAGGCCGGTTCCGTCGCCGTCATGCCCGTGCAGCAGGCCAGCGCTGCCAGCGCCATCAGTGCCCTGCGCCCGGTGCATTTTCCCGTCATCTTGTCAGTAGCTCGCATGGTCGCTCTCATTAGAATTGTTGGGTGCTGCGCTCGAGGCCCTTGATGACGTCGACCTTGTAGCGCGGTTCCTGCGCCAGCACGGCCTTGCGCACCACGGGGGCGCGCACGACGGCGGGACGCACTAGGCCGAGCAGGGCGTTCTTGGTGGCGCCGCCGGTGCCCACCGGGTCGGGATCGATCTGGTTGCGCAGCACCAGAGACAGGGTGCCGACGCTGCGCGCTAGGTCGAGTTTTTCGGTCTGCTCGGGCGACAGTTCGAGGGTCACCGCATTCACGACTTTCGGCTTGGTGTCGTCGCGGTTCGGGTCCTGGGCGATCGCCAGCACCAGGATGCGTTCGAGGACGATCTTCGAAATCGAGGCGTCGCCGTTGGGGCCGGCCTTGGCCGTGTCGCCCTGGGTGTTGACCAGGATGTCGACGAAGTTGCCGGGCAGGGCGAAGCCGGCGACGCCGACCACGTCGTTCACGCGCACCGTCATCGCACGCTTGCCATTGGCGACCACGGCTGACAGGCCGCCCTGGGTGCCGGGCGGCGCGAGTTTTCCTTCCATGATCGGCTCGCCGCGCTGCAGGGTCGAGCGCGCCACGCGCCCGCCGAGCAGCTTGGGGTCGGAAAAGGCGCCGGGCGGCAGCGCGCCGGCCGGCCAGTCGACCATCCTGATCATTTCCGGCGCAATGCGCGCGCCCAGGCTGATGTCGACCATCGCCACCGCGACCTTGGATGTGGTCGTTGCGCGTCCGTTGATCCAGCTGACGGCGGCGAACACTGCCGCCAGCGCGAGGAGGAGGGCGATGCCCAGCATGACGATGCCACGTGTGTTTTTCATCTCATTCACCTTCGGTGCCAGTTGCCGGCGCTTGCTGGACGCCGGTGAAAAAATTGTTCCATGCCCAGTCGAGCGAATCCGGCGTGAGCTCCGGCGGCACGCCTTCGTAGGCGGCGCGGTCGCGTACCTGGCTCAGCAGGTCGCGCGGATAGCAGGCCAGCAGCGGACGGTCTTCGCGCGCATGCCGCTCCTTCAGCAGCCAGTCGAAGGCCTCCTCGTCCCAGGCGATGCCCAGGCCTGCGCAGGCTTCGATGAAGATGCGGCGGTAGTGGTCTTCGCCGAGCGGGCCGACGTGGATCTTGTAGCCGATGCGGCGCAGGAAGGCGCCGTCGCCGAGTTCGGCCGGCGGCAGGTTCGAGGAGAACACGACGATCACGTCGAAGGGCACTTCGAACTTGTAGCCGGTGTGCAGGGACAGGAAGTCGACCCTGCGGTCCATGGGCACGATCCAGCGGTTGAGCAGGTCGGCCGGCGCGCAGCGCTGGCGGCCCAGGTCGTCGATGATGAATATGCCGTTGTTGGCCTTCAGGTGCGGCGGCGCCTGGTAGTAGCGGGTGGCATGGTCGAACTTCAGGTCGAGCATGTCGAGCGAGAGCTCGCCGCCGGTCAGCACAGCCGGACGGCGGCAATGGACCCAGCGCGCATCGCCGGCGGCACGGCGGAAGGGCAGGCCGGGCACAGGACCGGTCTCGGCCGGCAGGTGGACGACTGGGTCGTACATCTGGATCACTTCGCCGCCGGCGTAGATGGCGTAGGGCACCGCGATCGCGCCCGTCAGCAGCTCGGCCAGCCGCTCGGCGAGGAAGGTCTTGCCGCTCCCGGCGGGACCGTGGATGAACATCGCGCGGCCCGAGTTCATGGCCGTACCGAGCTGGTCGAGGATGGCAGGCGGCACCACTACCTGGCCGAAGCCGGCCTGCACGGCGGCGCGCCCGATGTGCATCGCGGCCACGCTGCGCGCGACAACCGCGTCGCCGTAGCTTTCCAGCGTGACCGGGGCTGGGCCGGTGTAGCCGCAGCGCGCCAGGAATTCGGCGCCGCGCGCGCGGCCCAGGTCGGTTAGCTTATAGCAGACGTCGGCGTCGGTCCCGGTGGCGCCGGCGCGGCTGATCTCGCACAGCCGTTCGGCGCGTAGGTAAACGATCAGCGGCTCGATCACGCCGATGCCGAGTTTCATGCGTGCGCTGAGCTCGGTGATGCGCAGCAGGCCGCCGAGGAACAGGGTCTTGACGGCCAGTTCGGCGAGGAACAGGAAGGGCAGGCCGGTCTGCGCCACCGTTAGCGGCGCAGGCGGCAGGACGGCCGGGGCCGGGCACGGCGCGTTGATATCGGGACGCGATTCGGAGTCGAGGGCCAGGGTATCCATGATATCCGTATGGTCAGAGATGCAGGAAGGTGAGCTGCGCGAGTGTTCCGGCGGTGATGGCCACGGCATAGGGCATTTTTCCGATTGAAGCGACTGGCGCCATTGGGGCAGTGATCGATCGGGTCATGTGTTTGATATGGAAGTGCCGCAAAAT encodes:
- a CDS encoding type II and III secretion system protein family protein, with product MRATDKMTGKCTGRRALMALAALACCTGMTATEPAFAATAAKAPTRAPVQTGPARSSGVSTLAPKVTLSEGKSTLMRLPFAATRMSVGDAKVADVILLNPSELYMLGKSVGSTNLILWNKANEATIIDIAVDLDTSGLAARFEQLLAEEKEVKITTAADTLVLSGTVSDVTKVDQMMALANAYVQRGKGGAGEAAGGAASAGGQQPTMKVINMTSVAAPQQVMLEVRVAEISKTLADQLGVSMGASRTNGSWTYSFLSNLLTSNPSLLDAFNGKNGNFLTIDAQKRDGLVKVLAEPTVMAISGQEASFLAGGKIFIPVSQANNNGVPTITLEEKEFGVAVKFTPTVLAGGRINLKVAPEVSDLNKEGIGITATGINGTAILPSFTTRRATTTVQLFDGQSFAIGGLIKNNVTTNVKAFPVLGEIPVLGALFRSTDFQTDRSELVFIITPHLVKPLPADYKLPTDGYIEPSRSQLFLGGQLQGQRRAEPAQAAAAPGPTGFDLK
- the cpaB gene encoding Flp pilus assembly protein CpaB, whose translation is MKNTRGIVMLGIALLLALAAVFAAVSWINGRATTTSKVAVAMVDISLGARIAPEMIRMVDWPAGALPPGAFSDPKLLGGRVARSTLQRGEPIMEGKLAPPGTQGGLSAVVANGKRAMTVRVNDVVGVAGFALPGNFVDILVNTQGDTAKAGPNGDASISKIVLERILVLAIAQDPNRDDTKPKVVNAVTLELSPEQTEKLDLARSVGTLSLVLRNQIDPDPVGTGGATKNALLGLVRPAVVRAPVVRKAVLAQEPRYKVDVIKGLERSTQQF
- a CDS encoding ATP-binding protein, giving the protein MDTLALDSESRPDINAPCPAPAVLPPAPLTVAQTGLPFLFLAELAVKTLFLGGLLRITELSARMKLGIGVIEPLIVYLRAERLCEISRAGATGTDADVCYKLTDLGRARGAEFLARCGYTGPAPVTLESYGDAVVARSVAAMHIGRAAVQAGFGQVVVPPAILDQLGTAMNSGRAMFIHGPAGSGKTFLAERLAELLTGAIAVPYAIYAGGEVIQMYDPVVHLPAETGPVPGLPFRRAAGDARWVHCRRPAVLTGGELSLDMLDLKFDHATRYYQAPPHLKANNGIFIIDDLGRQRCAPADLLNRWIVPMDRRVDFLSLHTGYKFEVPFDVIVVFSSNLPPAELGDGAFLRRIGYKIHVGPLGEDHYRRIFIEACAGLGIAWDEEAFDWLLKERHAREDRPLLACYPRDLLSQVRDRAAYEGVPPELTPDSLDWAWNNFFTGVQQAPATGTEGE